In Zingiber officinale cultivar Zhangliang chromosome 9B, Zo_v1.1, whole genome shotgun sequence, the genomic window AAGTTTCTTTATTGCTTTTGGTGGGGGCTCCAAAATCTAAGGTATTACATCAATGCAGAACTTTGAAATGCATCCTTGATATTTTCCCTCTCCTTTGTTTAACTGGCAACTGTTGTTTAGCTCAAGTGACTGAGAATAACTATGTTACTCCATGCTTATCTTTACTGAATGATTTTGCTGATTATTTGAAATTATTCCTCTTGACAGTTCAATAGTTTTTATTCTCTCTACTGGTACAACGCTGATGGGAAATGTGGAGCTTGATTCTACACAATATGCAGATTCAAGTGCTGTTGCACCTGGGATCTAGCTCCTACTTTGCATATGTTGTTTATTCTGCAATTGAATCTAGATTTTAGTTGCTATTGACTACTTGAATTACTACAGTCTACTACTACAACAAGCTATAAGTCTCAACAATTTTGGGTCAGTTAGTGGATCTTATTCCACCATTGAACTACCTGCATTATTTGTATTAGTATTTAAATTATATAGAGGGCACGTTGTGGTCATGGGCCAAGGCAATTCATTGTTTTACCATGTAAATTCGTTTgccattctctctctctctctctctttgtcTCTCTTTTATCTGCTCCTCAGGAGGTGATCAACTCCTAATAAAAGACCACAAAGCATTaatgatttctataattatctttcttttaactatgcAAAACCTAACAATAGTTGACAGgtttttatttctcttttcctCCAGTTGTCCTTAGCAACACCATAAATGATCTGCATCATTGATATTGTACTACATGAGTAATTATTCATTCTTCCTTTGCAAGTTTCATTTGTTTGTACAAATTGTTATGACTCAACTTGGTTATGATTGACGGAATCAATTGTTCTATATATGGTTACATGTTACATATGTTTCCTTCCAGTTGCTCTTCACTTAAATGAACAATTTAGCATATGCCAATTCTCTCTTCAATAGATACATAATTTCCTCTTTGGGGGGACTTTATCAAAAtgatttttcatccaataatgTTTCTTGTGGCtaagatttgatatttttgcaGTTCTCTTGGACAAAACCTTCAAACAAGCACTTTCATATGGGAGATTATGTTTGCAGTTTTTGTTTCCATCTCTGGTTTAGTTCTTTTTGCACTTCTAATTGGCAATATGCAGGTATGATATTCTACTTCTCAATGCTTCTTATGCTTTGGATTTTCATTCTGTTTTCTTAATAGCAAGAGAGTTCTTCCTTATATCACATAAGATACGAGGATCACCTTTTGCAAATACATGCTGAAACTTTCCAAAGTTCTAGTCCTTTTTCTAAACCATCTACAGAGTGGTGTTGTTTTATGTCATATTATGACAGGAATTTTATTATTTGTATGGTGCTTAGTGGGAGAGGCAGACACATTCATGGGAACCACCAAAGGGCGTGTTCTTAGCAAACATACAAGTATTTTTTTTCCATgaaacaaattttagatctaaGAAGCCAGTACAACATAGGTCAAGTTGTCCTTGGTAAGGGTGAATGATAGTTCAAAAGTTAGGGATCAATTTagaaatttcattttaaattttagagtTTAAAAGTTCTGTATGATTTTAATTTCTAGGGGTTGTTAAAAAGTTTCTTATAGTTTTAAGAGAAATTAATCCCTTTACAAGTTATAACTTTAGAGATAAAATAGGATTTTTCTTAGTCAATTAGATCTTATTTTGAGTTAATAAGGTGAGTTAATATTCTTTcagtttaatattatttttctgcCTTGTTAGTCAAGAGCTTAAGTTTTAGGCAGCACAATTTGTACATGTTCTACCAACTTAACTGGTATAGAACACTTAACTTGAACGAGGTCAAATACTTATATGGCACTGCATAGTGAGTAATTTTGACAACTAAAAGTTGTCAAAATAGTACGTCAAAGTATCATGATTATTGCACTCATGTACTAATAAATTTCTACTTGTTAGCTATTTGGATAGAAATTGGGATGAAAATCTAATCAAAAGAATAGCAAATTGTTGCACTTCTGCTTGTAAGGCAGAAtatgtggtgggattgcctaccAGATGGTTGAGGAAGTTCCTGCAAGAAATCAACTATGCACAACAAAAAGCAATATTATTTTGTTCACATTAAGTCAGTAATAACATTAACAAAAAAATTCCAATTTATCATTAGATGAGTAAGCATGTTGATGTTTGCTTTCGTTTTACattatttcatttcatttcatatAAAAAGGTGATACAACTTGAGTACTGAAAGACATATAACCAAATAGTCAATATTTTTGCATGTCCCTTCCAATTTTTTTGTAAATGTTAATATTTTGCTTGGGATGCACGTTTAAAGATTATATTTAAATAGAGTCTAGAAaaaaaaaacctgtttaattatatttaaatcatTTACTGAGAGATCTCTATTTCAAAAGTTGTCTGAGTCATATTAGTCACCTTATATCTATTTAATAGGATTAGTGGTGTGGCGATTGATAACAAATTGTCGAAGGAATAAAGAAATTCTCCATTTATTTTCATCCCATTACAAAATATATCATATATTGCATCCACAGCAACTTTTGTACATCGCAGACATATCTACAATCAGCTGCAGTGAGGATAGAAGAAATGAGAATCAAAAGGAGAGATGCAGAACAATGGATGTCTCATAGGTTGCTTCCTGAAAGCCTGAAGGAGCGAATAAGCCGCTATGAGCAGTATAAATGGCAAGAAACAAGAGGAGTAGATGAGAAGCATCTCCTTCAAAACCTTCCTAAAGACCTTCGAAGGGATATAAAGCGCCACCTTTGCTTATCACTTCTCAAGCGGGTATAAATTTGAACTTTCTTTCTAGTTTACTTCTCAAATTGAAGTTCAGTTCACGCGCATGTTGAAAGCCTTTTCACTGGTTTAAATCTTTACTCGTATGTTTATTGCTTattgaaaaataatagttttaattTAAGGGATTTCCTTACCAGTGACGACGCTCATCCTCCATGTAGGTTCCTATGTTTGAGAAAATGGACGATCAACTCATGGACGCCATGTCCGACCGTCTGCAACCCATTCTCTACACCGAGTCCAGCTGCATTTGCCGCGAAGGAGACCCAGTGAATGAAATGCTTTTCATCATGCGAGGGAAGCTAGAGAGCACCACCACCGACGGCGGAAGGACCGGCTTTTTCAATTCAGATTATCTCACGGCAGGAGACTTCTGTGGCGAGGAGCTCCTGACCTGGGCCCTGGACCCGACCTCCATAACCAGCCTCCCAATCTCCACGAGAACAGTCAAAACCCTGTCCGAAGTGGAAGCCTTCGCTCTCATGGCCGACGATCTCAAGTTCGTCGCATCCCAGTTCAGAAGGCTGCACAGCAAGCAGCTGCAGCACACGTTCCGATTCCATTCGCAGCAATGGAGGACATGGGCAGCCTGCTTTATACAGGCAGCATGGCGGAGGTACACGAAAAAGAAGCTCGAAGATGCTTTACATGAGAAAGAGGAAAGTAATCTCCATGATGCAATGGTGGCTAGTGATGTTGCTGCTTCTCCAAGCCTTGGTGCGGCGCTGTATGCTTCGAGGTTTGCAACCAATGTTCTGCGTAACTTGAGGCGGCACAAGAGCAACAAGGCATGCACATTGATGTTATTGCAGAAGCCAGCAGAGCCCGATTTTTCTGCTGAATAGAACCAATCCTGTGCGGAGGACAAGCATACTTATTCTAAGTTGAGATTATTCGTGGAATTTATATCTTTTaccggtatatatatatatatatatatatatatatatatatatataaaataattatcaaTAATCTTCTACTCTTCTATTTTTTTCTGTTTCACTTCATGAACTCGTGTCTTtctccttttatatatatatatatatatataattatcaaTAATCTTCTACTCTTCTATTTTTTTCTGTTTCACTCCATGAACTCGTGTCTTtctccttttatatatatatatatatatatatatatatatatatatatataattatcaaTAATCTTCTACTCTTCTATTTTTTTCTGTTTCACTCCATGAACTCGtgtctttctccttctcctctttcttATGCTCTGTTTACGATGTTCTCAAAGGACGCTATTTTCCTTCCCCACTGATAATCTATCTCCGTATTCTTTCTTCGTACATAAAGTAAAAATTTTTATGCATTCGATTTGATGTAAAAtagtatattattttttttaatattaaattgattttggATATTAAAAACATATTATTCGATAAAAGAAATGTAAACTATATAGATTTActattaatattaaataaaaatttaaaagaatcaattgaaaatttaaataaaaaatcacataaaTTTTTGTCGGAAGATAATGCTttagaaaaaatagaaataataaatctaaattaaaatcaaagatattaaaaaatatttttttaatgcatgaataatttataaaatactactaataatatttgttaatataatatataatatcatcagaaaaaaaatttttaaattaaaatcaataaatttttatttatgtttaataatatcttatgaaaaattaaataaattaataattttatccagcgaataaaattattatcaagcttaaatataaaattttaaataattttttatctaaaaaatttaaaaaataaattatatataaaataaattaataatattttttaaaaatatattaaaattttacttaggtCCTCAAAACTAGTTGAGACGGTCCCTCAGAACTAGTTGAGACGGTCCTGTTGGGTACGGGATGGAAATGGTGATGGTGCCCCGCATGTGCCCCCACGCGTCCACTTCAGTGCAACCACCGTTGTCTGCCTCTCCTTCCACCGTCCATCTCAACACGAATCTATCTTTCATTTGGCCTAGGGGTGCAAACAAATCAAGTTAGTTTGTGAGCTTTTCGAGCTGGTtcgaaaaatatttgatttgtattCAAAATTATCGAATTTGAACTGAACTCAAAACATGTTTGATAATTTTTTCAACCGAGTTTGAACCCATAATATTTTATTCGATTGTTCATGAATCACTCGCGAGCCGAACTTCAAtcgaattttaattatttttatataattgtaACTTAAATATATTCGCATTAATGTttgaataatttgaatttaagtcatTTCAAATTATAGTttaaatatattgaaattaaGGTTCGAACAATTCCAATCAAACTCGAGCTTAAATTTTATTTCGAATTGAGCTCAAATCAAAATTACTTATATTTTTGAGCTTCGAATTAAAGTTTcaaatatcatatatattttttgagcTGCTTTGTTTGCACCTCTACTCCGGCCTTGTACAACTCACCTCGTGATTCGGCATGTCGATAACTCTCGTCGATGGATTGGCTCGCGCGTCAGGCATACGTTGACTTCTAGGGCGATTC contains:
- the LOC122024045 gene encoding cyclic nucleotide-gated ion channel 1-like isoform X1; amino-acid sequence: MDHLEDKYMRFRDWSSELSVDSDKAFLGRKNRSSFSYINLNFQRAFDWIRKFFQFLTESSKREPKSKRKVLDPQGPFLQRWNKIFVISCIVAVSVDPLFFYIPVIDGDNNCLYLQNNLEIAACILRFFTDIFYAVHIIFQFRTGFVARSSRVFGRGVLIEDFSAIAKRYLSSYFIIDILAVLPLPQMVILIIVPKLEGSALLNAKNVLVYIVIFQYFPRLIRIIPLYLEVTRSSGIIAKTAWAGAAFNLLLYMLASHILGALWYLLSIERENTCWRKACALESDCVTDFLVCGQANSQKNSFLETLCPITPDNATEFDFGIYLPALQNVVQSKKFLEKFLYCFWWGLQNLSSLGQNLQTSTFIWEIMFAVFVSISGLVLFALLIGNMQTYLQSAAVRIEEMRIKRRDAEQWMSHRLLPESLKERISRYEQYKWQETRGVDEKHLLQNLPKDLRRDIKRHLCLSLLKRVPMFEKMDDQLMDAMSDRLQPILYTESSCICREGDPVNEMLFIMRGKLESTTTDGGRTGFFNSDYLTAGDFCGEELLTWALDPTSITSLPISTRTVKTLSEVEAFALMADDLKFVASQFRRLHSKQLQHTFRFHSQQWRTWAACFIQAAWRRYTKKKLEDALHEKEESNLHDAMVASDVAASPSLGAALYASRFATNVLRNLRRHKSNKACTLMLLQKPAEPDFSAE
- the LOC122024045 gene encoding cyclic nucleotide-gated ion channel 1-like isoform X2; this translates as MVILIIVPKLEGSALLNAKNVLVYIVIFQYFPRLIRIIPLYLEVTRSSGIIAKTAWAGAAFNLLLYMLASHILGALWYLLSIERENTCWRKACALESDCVTDFLVCGQANSQKNSFLETLCPITPDNATEFDFGIYLPALQNVVQSKKFLEKFLYCFWWGLQNLSSLGQNLQTSTFIWEIMFAVFVSISGLVLFALLIGNMQTYLQSAAVRIEEMRIKRRDAEQWMSHRLLPESLKERISRYEQYKWQETRGVDEKHLLQNLPKDLRRDIKRHLCLSLLKRVPMFEKMDDQLMDAMSDRLQPILYTESSCICREGDPVNEMLFIMRGKLESTTTDGGRTGFFNSDYLTAGDFCGEELLTWALDPTSITSLPISTRTVKTLSEVEAFALMADDLKFVASQFRRLHSKQLQHTFRFHSQQWRTWAACFIQAAWRRYTKKKLEDALHEKEESNLHDAMVASDVAASPSLGAALYASRFATNVLRNLRRHKSNKACTLMLLQKPAEPDFSAE